A genome region from Panthera uncia isolate 11264 chromosome A3 unlocalized genomic scaffold, Puncia_PCG_1.0 HiC_scaffold_11, whole genome shotgun sequence includes the following:
- the LOC125936326 gene encoding transcription elongation factor A protein-like 8, translating to MQKENEGKPQNMPKVEAHCPSEDVPQEAEGNPQPSEGISQETGSLRGGLTQPGLGFKEDTPMRHLDLEEIIRGVDEWERLKKEIRRVRNKFAMMHWKQRHSCSCSYPVCSRP from the coding sequence atgcaaaaagaaaatgaaggaaaaccaCAGAACATGCCAAAGGTGGAGGCACACTGCCCTTCAGAAGATGTAccacaggaggcagagggaaatcCTCAGCCTTCTGAAGGTATAAGCCAAGAAACAGGAAGCCTTAGAGGAGGGCTGACCCAACCTGGCTTGGGGTTTAAAGAGGACACTCCCATGAGGCATTTGGaccttgaagaaataataagagGCGTAGATGAGTGGGAAAGGCTTAAGAAAGAGATAAGAAGAGTAAGAAACAAGTTTGCGATGATGCATTGGAAGCAAAGACATTCATGCAGCTGTTCTTATCCTGTGTGTTCTAGAccgtaa